One region of Thunnus albacares chromosome 20, fThuAlb1.1, whole genome shotgun sequence genomic DNA includes:
- the ccr10 gene encoding C-C chemokine receptor type 10 yields the protein MGSSYQGNIDNDDYPNYSNYSNYSSNITDLSDYYYTSDWCEAGEQEFTIKMFQTCVFCLIFLLGVMGNCLVIATFALYRRLRLRSMTDVFLFHLALADLLLLLTLPLQAVDTNLGWIFSTPLCKATRACYAINTYSGLLLLACISVDRYMVVAQAQVMLRLRSQILTAGKISAVGVWFVAVLLSLPEILFSGVSVSGIDAYCGMVAPRNVKMATNGTIIAVFCLSFLVMVTCYSLIAQVLWEGNAHRRGKQWHRQRTLKLMVALVLIFLIFQLPYTVVLSRKMAGQFCGLLLEYITCTLAYTRCCLNPILYALVGVRFRNDVLRLIHDSGCPCERHLVPQTVSSTSISPSSPALTMLSGCSPTFPNAPTLAF from the coding sequence ATGGGTTCCAGCTACCAGGGCAACATTGATAACGATGACTACCCAAACTACTCAAACTACTCAAACTACTCAAGTAACATCACAGACCTCAGTGATTACTACTACACTTCTGACTGGTGTGAGGCTGGTGAGCAGGAGTTCACCATCAAAATGTTCCAGACCTGTGTTTTCTGCCTGATCTTCCTGCTGGGTGTGATGGGAAACTGCCTGGTGATCGCCACCTTCGCTCTCTACCGCCGCCTCAGGCTTCGCTCCATGACCGATGTCTTCCTGTTCCACCTGGCGCTGGCTGACCTCCTCTTGCTCCTCACGCTCCCATTACAGGCGGTGGACACTAACCTGGGTTGGATCTTCTCCACTCCCCTCTGCAAGGCCACGCGTGCATGCTATGCTATCAACACATATagtgggctgctgctgctggcctgCATCAGTGTTGACCGCTACATGGTGGTGGCACAAGCCCAAGTGATGCTTAGGCTGCGCAGCCAGATCTTGACAGCGGGGAAGATCTCTGCTGTAGGTGTGTGGTTTGTTGCAGTGCTCCTCAGCCTGCCTGAAATCCTCTTCTCAGGGGTTTCGGTATCAGGAATTGATGCATACTGTGGCATGGTAGCGCCTAGAAATGTCAAAATGGCCACCAATGGCACCATCATTGCTGTCTTCTGCCTGTCCTTCTTAGTGATGGTGACATGCTACTCTTTGATCGCTCAAGTGCTGTGGGAAGGAAACGCACATCGGCGGGGGAAGCAGTGGCATCGGCAGCGTACCTTGAAGCTGATGGTGGCTCTGGTGCTGATATTTCTGATCTTCCAGTTGCCGTACACCGTGGTGCTGTCACGTAAAATGGCGGGGCAGTTCTGTGGCCTCCTGTTGGAGTACATCACCTGCACCTTGGCGTACACCCGTTGTTGCCTTAACCCAATCCTGTATGCCCTGGTAGGTGTGCGCTTCAGGAACGACGTGCTGAGGCTCATCCATGATTCAGGCTGCCCCTGTGAGCGGCATCTGGTACCACAAACTGTGAGCTCCACCTCCATCTCCCCCTCCTCACCTGCGCTCACCATGCTCTCAGGTTGCTCGCCGACATTCCCCAACGCTCCAACCTTAGCTTTCTAA
- the LOC122971486 gene encoding receptor activity-modifying protein 3-like has translation MLSLRMTPQVTDRPRRLPLLPSPLSTMILYLLFSALIIGIVESQTANTTEDEFSKVEVNQTFSVSTKNHSVIKSENGTSNWDKHKLRKIEDELQNQTVITEDDESFQDQEKMFPIRECHEGVLINYSHRLCGEYFHQEMLTISTEDWCVLENIIRPYNDMTLCLEELSRILGCYYPSYDIQDFFIQIHSYYFSNCSKEELFLEDAPHGLVVVLTLIPVSLIPILVYLVVWKSKFQD, from the exons ATGTTGAGCTTAAGAATGACACCTCAAGTCACTGACCGGCCTCGCAGGTTACCGCTGCTCCCCTCTCCGCTCTCCACCATGATCCTGTACCTGCTCTTCTCTGCTCTGATCATCG GTATTGTTGAATCACAAACAGCCAACACGACAGAGGATGAGTTCAGCAAAGTTGAGGTGAACCAAACATTCAGTGTATCCACCAAGAATCACA GTGTGATTAAATCAGAAAATGGGACATCCAACTGGGACAAACACAAGCTGAGGAAAATTGAGGATGAACTGCAAAATCAAACTGTTATCACAGAGGATGATG AGAGTTTCCAGGACCAGGAAAAGATGTTTCCCATCAGGGAGTGCCATGAGGGAGTGCTGATAAACTACAGTCACCGACTTTGTGGGGAATATTTTCACCAGGAAATGCTGACAATCAGCACAGAAGACTGGTGTGTCCTGGAGAATATCATCAg ACCGTACAACGATATGACACTTTGCTTGGAGGAGCTGTCCAGAATACTCGGCTGCTACTACCCGAGCTACGACATTCAAGACTTCTTCATACAAATCCACTCGTACTACTTCAGCAACTGTTCTAAAGAGGAGCTGTTCCTCGAGGATGCACCTCACGGGCTGGTGGTCGTCCTCACTCTCATCCCTGTCAGCCTCATCCCCATCCTGGTTTATCTGGTGGTGTGGAAAAGTAAGTTTCAAGACTGA